The Natronincola ferrireducens nucleotide sequence AATACTGGCATTTCTACTGCTGCATTTGTTACATGTAAGCTTTTCACCGTTTGACTAGCCACCTGTCCGATGCTTTCACCTGTTACTAATGCATCACAACCTGATTGTTGGGCTATTTTTTCAGCAATCTTCATCATGAAACGTCTTGATAAAATAGTCATTTCTTCTTCAGGACACTTTTCATTGATTTCCTTTTGGATGGGTAATAGATTTATAGACCGTAATTTAAAATTTCCACAATATGAAGCAATAAGCTTTGCCAAATCCACTACTTTTTCTTTGGCTCTCTCGCTTGTAAAAGGATAACTATGAAAATGAATAGCTTCGATTTCCACACCACGCTTCCCTACAAGCCATCCAGCTACGGGACTATCAATTCCACCTGAAAGCAATAACAGTGCCTTCCCATTGGTTCCTAAAGGCAGACCTCCAAAACCCTCTATTTTTTTGCTAAAGACAAAGCCCCAATTTCTTACCTCTATATGAATGCTAACATCTGGGTTATGTACATCTACTGCCAATTGGTCAACATTACTTAGAATAAATCCTCCTATTTCTCTACTAAGTTCTGGGGACTTCATAGGAAAGTTTTTATCTCCTCTTTTGCTCTCCACTTTAAAGGTTTTTATATCTCCGTCTTCCATTCTTAGCTTCATTTCTTCTAGGGCTACCCTTTTCATTATATCCATATCCATGGGAAATCTTTTAGCAGGACTTATTGAAACAACACCAAAAACCCTCTTTACCCTGTCAATAATTTCATTTTCATTATACTCTTCTACATCAACATAAATTCTACTGTGTTCCTTATAGACCTTCAAATTTCCCAAATCTTTTAGGGCTTGTCGAATATGCTTTACAAGTTTGTCTTCAAAAAATCTTTTGTTTAATCCTTTTAGTATGATTTCTCCATACCGGATAATAATTACCTTATCCAATGATTTCTCACCTCTTAATAATTTTCCTTAAACTAGTTAAGTGTTTTTTTATTTTGTCTACTGCATAAGCTATTTCTTCTTCTGTATTGGTGTAGCTTAAACTAATTCTTATAGCACTATCTATATAAGCTTCCTTCATGCCCATAGCCTCTAGAACATGACTATAGCCTCTTTTCTTAGCTGAACAGGCAGATCCTGAAGATACATATATACCATCTCCCTCTAAGCTATGGAGCATAATTTCACTTCTAATCCCCAGTAAGGAAACATTGATAATATGAGGAGCATATTCCTCATTTTCTTTACTGGTAATAGAAATATCCTCTAGCTCTTGTTCCATTAACTTTAGCAGATAACTTTTAACATGCTTTATTTTATGTATATTTTTTTCTTGGTTTTCTATCATCAACTCTACAGCTTTACCTAATCCTAGTATACCAGGAACATTTTCAGTTCCACTTCTTAATGAAGCCTCTTGTCCCCCACCAATTAAGAAGGGTTTTATCTTTACATTGTTTTTTATGTAGAGGGCTCCAATCCCCTTAGGTCCATGAAATTTATGTCCACTTATGGAGAAACTATCCACAGATAAATCTCTGAGGGCAAATTTAATTTTTCCAAAGGACTGTACACCATCAACATGGAATAAAGCTTTGGGATTCTTTTTCTTTATGATTTTGCCCACTTCATTAATAGGTTGTATACTGCCAATTTCATTATTCACATGCATAATACTGACTAAAACTGTATCTGAAGAAATCACCCTTTCTATTTCTTCAAGAGAAATGAAACCATTTTCATCCACATCTAAGTACGTTACCCTATATCCTTCGTCTTCTAATTCATTGTAAAGTGCTAAAACAGATTTGTGTTCTATCTTTGATGTAATAAGATGATTGCCATTTCTTTTATTAGCCTTGATTAACCCTCTGATGGCTAAGTTGTTAGCCTCTGTTCCTCCTGAAGTGAAAATCACTTCCTTTTCGCTACACCCTAAAGCTTTTGCTACCGATTTTCTAGCTTTTTTTATTTCTCTTTCTATTTCTACACCTTTTCTATGTAAAGAAGATGGGTTCCCATACATCTCTTTAAGAGATTTTAACATAGCCTCTACCACCTCATCTGCAGGCTTAGTAGTGGCAGCATTGTCTAAATAAATTTCCATAATTCAACACCCTCACTATTTTATGCTTTGGTGTATTGCTAGGACCCCTGTTTTTGGTGAATAAACTAAACGACTGCCTCCAAATCATAGCTTTGGGCCTTCTCCTTATTTAATCCAGAGATCAAGCACTACATCCTCAAAGTAAACTCCACTACAATTCAGTGGGATCAAAATTTACTCCGAATTAGGTTTCATTTTATTACAGCTACTATAATATATAAATAATATTTATTTGTAAAGTTTAACTCCACTAATGTTAGTGTTTCCTAATCTATTTGAGGCATACACCACCATTTAGGAAAGGAAAAGATTATCTTAAACTATCATGAAACCTACTATCCTTTATATAACAAATGAATACTGTGACAGCTTTTAGTATCCTAAGGATTCTCCAATAATATATACCTTTAAATCTACAGCCATAGGCTTATGATTGATAATTACTGTTACATTACACATTCTTTCTTCACTTAAACAATCATTACAGCTTCCTGTAATACTACAGGGAGTTTTCAAACCTAATCGTTTGGCATTGGGAGGACAGGCTTCTTTCTTTATTCTATCCATAGCACTAACTAAATCATGGCATATTTTGTTAACTCCACATAGGACAATTACTTTTTTAGGACCATAATACATACCACTGACTCTATTTCCCATACCATCTATATTCACTAACTCTCCATTTTCCGTTAAAGCATTGGTACTAGTTAAATAAACATCTGCATTGGCTGCTTGTCTTCTGGTTTCATCTCTTTCTTCTGGTTCTACAAGCCAATGCCAATATACATTTTTGTCTTTATTGGCTAAGGTTTCATGAAGCTTCATTTCCATAATTGTCATAGAACCACCGATACCTATATTTTTAAAATTTTTGGTTTCTCTAAGTATTTCTTTCTCAGCTTCTTCTCTAGTGCTAAAATACTTAGCAGGAATTTTTCTCTTCTCCAAATTATTTATTACTATTTTTATACGTTCATTCATTTCCATCCCACCTTTTTTTATTTTATCCTTTGGTGTACTTGTACTGCTAAGACTTCCTCTCCTTATAGATAAACAAACTAAGCGACTAACATAAAATTAAAGTTTTTGATTATCTCCTTATGAATTAAGTCTCATTTTATATCTTTCTATATTATATACTATATCGATAGTTCATCCAAATACTTAAGAAATTTATTTAAACAAAAAGTAATTCCTAAATATTTTTCGATGATTTTCGACAAAACGTTGCGTGTTTTGTCGAAATTTGTTATAATCTATATGTGGTTATCCCCCTGATAACCTCGTAAATATAATCTCTATTCCCAATACCCCTTTTAAACAAACTATATTTTTATTTCATCCGGGTTTTTTTACCCGGACTTTTTTTATGTATAGGCCATGTTAAAGATAGATGTTGATATTGTATAAATAAAACTATGACAACATATTGAGGGATTGTCGCTCTCAGCATAGCAAAGAATCTTAGATTGTTCGGTTCCCCTCAGGATGACAGAATTTAAAAATTCATAGAATGTGAAAATCAACAGTAGCGTTTAACAGAGTCTATGTATAAGAAATAATAAATCTTACCACAATCTAAATAGAAGTTCTCTATTTTCCTGTATTTTCACAACCTAAGTTTATATCTATTTCTTTGAAATGAATAAATTAATTTGTTAATATATAGTTAAGTATATCATTTTTATTAGGAGGTTATTTATGAGTAAACCAAAAGTTGCTATTATTTTTACTGGTGGCACTATTTCAATGTCTGTAGATCCCAGAGTTGGTGCAGCAATTCCTTCCCTCTCTAATGAAGAAATCATGTCTCTAGTAACCAACATAGACAAATTTGCTGAAATTGAAGCTATTAATTTTTCAAAGCTACCAGGTCCCCATATTGATCCTACTATGATGATGGAACTACAAAGCCTTGTTGTTAAAACAATACATAGACCAGATATAGCCGGTGTTATTATTACCCACGGAACTGATACCCTTGAAGAAACTGCTTATTTATTAGATTTAACAATCAAATGTTCCAAACCTATTGTAGTTGCTGGTGCAATGCGAAACAGTTCCGAACTTGGTTATGATGGACCAAGTAATTTAGCAGCAGCAGTGTGTACTGCTATCTCCCCCCATGCAATGAATAAAGGTGTTTTAGTTGTAATGAATAATGGAGTTAATGCAGCCAGCGAAGTTACCAAAACAAACACATTAAGCTTAGATACTTTTAAATCCTTAGAGTTTGGTGCCCTCGGCATAGTGGATAACGATAAAGTTATTTTTCATAGAGAGATAATTGATAGACAACATATCCCTGCCAAATCTATTGAGTTAAATGTAGATTTAATTAAGTGCGTTGCGGGTATGGACTCTCGATTACTAAAATACTGTATCGATTCAGGGGCTAAAGGTATCGTCATCGAAGCCCTAGGAAGAGGTAATGTCCCACCTAAAATGATAGAGGGTATAAAGTATGCTATAAATCATAATGTTGCTGTTATGATGGTTTCTAGATGTCCTACAGGTCGTGTTTTAGATACCTATGGTTATGACGGTGGTGGACGACAACTAAGGAATTTAGGAGTTATTTTAGGAGGGGATTTGCCAGGCCAAAAAGCCCGAATTAAGTTAATGTTAGCCTTAAGTATAACTACTGATTTAACTGCTCTAAAGGAAATCATTGAGTATAGTCAGTATCAATAGCTTTATTTCCCTGATATCTAGTCACTGCTATTTAAAATACTTTATTAACCTATGTGTTAATAAAGTATTTCTTATTTTATTAACATAAAAGAAGGATTTTTTTGAAATTTATAGAAAATTTAAACATATTTGTTTTATATGCTATCGCCGTTTAGCAAACCAACATCTTTTATTAACAAAGGGAGGCGTATATTATTAAACATATAGAACCATTATTAGATTTATTACCTATAGGTATTATAATCTTTAATGCTCAGGGAGAACTCTATTATTCAAACAAAAAGGCTCTAAAGCTTCAACATGACTTTTTAGAAATTAGTAATAGTACTATACTATCGGTTATTCTTAAGTCCATCGATTTAAATGTTTTTGAAGTAATTTCTTTGGAGCCTGAAAAAAAATTTATGGGAAATGTTTTTATTCTAGAAAAAAACAAAAATAATCCTATCTATGGCGGTTTTTTATACCATTGTGATGAAATTCATGGGATTATCCCTAGTAATCATTTTGAAGATTTTGATTCCATATTGGATTCTATTCAAGATGCTATTACTATTGATGATAAGCACGGTAATACATTATGGGCAAACAAAGCCTGTGAACAGCTATACGAAATACAAAGAGAGGAATTAATAGGAAAAAATGTTGAAGTATTAGAAAAAATGGGTATCTTTTCTCATTCTGTAGTTAAAGAAGTCCTTAAAAAGAAAGAACAGATTTCTATCCTTCATAGTAATAAAAAGGGTAAAAAGATACTAATTACTGGTAATCCTATTTTAGATCAAGAGGGTAATATTTATAAAATTATTAGTACTTCCAGGGACATTACAGAGCTTATTGTTTTAAAAAATGAATTAGAGGATATCCAAAATCAATTAGAAGAGCTACGGGAAAAACAACAAATTGTGATAAATAATTTTATTATAGAAAGCCAAATAATGAAGGATATATTACAATTGGCCAAAAGATTAGCACAAGTAGACTCTACTGTACTAATTACTGGAGAATCTGGCGTAGGAAAGGGAGAAATCGCTAAATTTATTCATGAATCAGGTTCTCGAAAGGATCATTCTCTCATCAAAGTTAATTGCGGTGCTATTCCAGAATTATTGTTGGAATCAGAGCTATTTGGATATGAATATGGTGCCTTTACTGGTTCTAAAAAACAAGGAAAAAAAGGTTTATTTGAATTAGCCCATAGGGGTACAATCTTTTTAGATGAGATTGGGGAATTGCCTTTAAGTCTTCAAGTCAAAATATTGCAGGTCATCCAAGATAAAGAAATACAACGGGTTGGTGGATTAACATCGATTCCAATTGATGCACGAATTATAGCTGCTACTAATAAGGATTTGCAAAGCATGGTAAACGAAAAAAAGTTTAGAGAGGATCTTTTTTATCGTTTAAATGTTGTTCCTATACATATACCCTCCCTCAGGGAAAGACCTGAGGATATTTTTCCATTAATAAGACATTTTTTACGGAAATATAATAAAAAATTTAATATGTCAAAACGATTAGACTCTAGTACTGTAGCTATTTTAATGAAGTATACATGGCCTGGAAATGTTAGGGAATTAGAAAATATTATTGAACGAGTAATTATTACTACACAACAGGATAATATATCCCCCCAAAACTTACCTAATTATATTATAAATGAAAGTGAGAATTCATCTGATATTAAAATTTCCTCTGCAACAAAAAATCTTAAAGATACTATTGAAGAAATAGAAAAGCAAATTATTCACAAAGCAGTGACAAAATATAAAACCACTAGAGAAGTTGCTAAAGTCCTAGGCGTTAGTCAACCTACTATCGTTAGAAAAATGAATAAGTATAAGATTGCTGAAGTTATTCTACAGGATTATGATACATCTTCTAGTTAATAGTAAATCATACTTAATATGGACTTATGGATTATTAGCTTCCTATCAATCCATAAGTCCATATTAACAGCCTCTTTAGACATTATACTTTATAACCGTTTATTGAATTTTATATCATGTTAATCTCTTACATTCTCTCATTTAAGTGTTTAATAATAATCTTATGGAATTTTTTATACTTTGTTATTCTAGGACAATTTTTTTTCATCTCTTCTACAAATCTTGATGGCTGAAGCTTTTTATCTTTTTTATACAAAGGAGAGCTAATATACAATAATTCCTTAGCCCTTGTCATCCCAACATAAAACAATCGTCTTTCTTCTTCAATAAGATGATTATCTTCAAGGCTTTTGGTATGGGGAATAACATCCTCTAAAACAGATACAATGATTACAGCTCTAAACTCTAATCCTTTGGCTCCATGCATCGTCAACAGTTGAACTTTATTTTGATTTGTTTTATCATCCTCTTTTACTTTAAAAGTGTTTTTAAAGTCTATCACATGTTGAAGGAATTGTTGGGGGTTAGAACGTTTTTTTGTTATGTCTTCTAGTTCATCTAATATTTCAAATAGCTTAGCCCCTCCAATACTTTTATCCCTACAATAGTCTTCTATATATTGGTCATAGCCTACTACCTCTCGTATATAACTAAAAGCCTCGTAGGTGCTAAACCCTCTTATCCGTTTTAAGTCCAACTCTAAATTCTCAAGATACTTCTTTTGATAAGTCTTTAGATCTCCTTTCAATTTTAAAGATGTAATTAAATCTTTATGATGATCCATGACTTGTGACAGAGCTTTTCTAGTTATGTATCTTGTTGGTTTATTGATAATACGTCTTACAGCCTCTTTATCTACTGTGTTATGGGCAGCAATCAGGTAGCTAATTATATCCTTTGCTACCCAATGATCGTATAGATTATATACATGATCTCTAGTAATATACGGAATATTATGGTCCAATAAGGTATCAATTATTGAAGTTGCTGTTATATTGGTTCTATAGATAATAGCAATTTCTTCATAGTTGTATCCCATCTTAATTAGTTGATGAATAATATCGGTAACCCTTTCATTTTCTTCCTCTTTATCTTTAGGGGTAATATAATTTATATCCACTCCCGGTTCTAGCATGGGAAGGATATTCTTTTTTACACGATAGATGTTGTTTTCTATTAAGCTGTTGGCGGTATCGATAATCTTTTCTTGTGAACGATAGTTTCTATTTAGTATGACTTTTTTAGTGTCGGGGTATATCTTGTCAAAATCTAATATAAATCGAGGTTTAGCGCCTCTGAAACTATATATGGATTGGTCATCATCTCCCACCACAAATAGGTTATTGCTTGGCTTAGTAAGAAGCTGAATAATTGCAAATTGAATACTATTTATATCTTGAAACTCATCTATCAAGATATAGGTAAAGGATTTTCTTAGTTTTTGTAGGATTGCAGGGTTATTGTATAACAATGAATAGCATTCTGTTAGCATATCGTCAAAATCAATTTTTTTACAGTCTTTTTTATAATTTTCATAGGCTGTAAGTACTCTTTGAAAATCCTTTAGGCCAATAGATTGAGGTTGAAATTCATTGTCCTCTAGGAGTTGATTTTTATACAGGGATATATCTAATAATACATCTTTTACAAATTCTTCATCCTCATAATTGTCTAATTGTAAAGTTTTTATTATATTCTTACCAACTAGATATCGTTCTCCCTCATTTAATACATTTTCTAACCTATAAGGATAATAGCTTTTTATAATTCTAAAAAAAATCGAATGAAAGGTCCCAAAATTCACATTACCATCCTTTTTAGGGATAGTTGTTATCATCTGCTGAAATCTCATCTTCATTTCTTCTGCAGCAGCTTTAGTAAAGGTAATCACTAGAATATTATTTGGATTTACCTTATGATGCTGAATTAAGTGGACAATTCTATAGGCAATAACCGTTGTTTTTCCTGATCCAGGACCGGCATAAACCATACAGGGGCCTTCGTAGTGTTGTACTGCTTCTATTTGCTCTTCATTCAATTTATTAAATATACTATCCATAACTCACCTCTTTACTAGCAATATATATAGGTATTATATCAAATTCCCTATTAAAGCTATAGATATAATACCTATATAATATATCTAACTCCATTCTATTTAAATATATCTACAAAAATTTAAAAACTAGTACATGTGTACTAGTTTTATGGAATTGGTGCCCAGAGGCGGAATCGAACCACCGACACGGGGATTTTCAGTCCCCTGCTCTACCGACTGAGCTATCTGGGCAAATTGGTGGGCTCAAGTGGACTCGAACCACCGACCTCACGCTTATCAGGCGTGCGCTCTAACCAGCTGAGCTATGAGCCCTTATGAATTTTTAAATGGTCCGGGTGGAGAGATTCGAACTCCCGACCCCATGGTCCCAAACCATGTGCGCTACCAAACTGCGCTACACCCGGATGATGGCAGGGGCGACAGGATTTGAACCCACGACATTCGGTTTTGGAGACCGACGTTCTACCAACTGAACTACACCCCTATTCAGTTTATTTTATCATGGTGGAATCTAAGATGAAATATGGTGGGCCTTCAGGGACTCGAACCCCGGACCTGCCGGTTATGAGCCGGACGCTCTGACCAACTGAGCTAAAGGCCCTTATTTATAAAATAAGGTGTTTATTAAGTTAAATGGTCCGGGTGGAGAGATTCGAACTCCCGACCCCATGGTCCCAAACCATGTGCGCTACCAAACTGCGCTACACCCGGATGATGGCGGAGAAGGCGGGATTCGAACCCGCGCGCCGCTTACACGACCTAACGGTTTAGCAAACCGTCCTCTTCAGCCTACTTGAGTACTTCTCCTAATAGCATAAAAATTAATTTTATGGCGGAGAGGGTGGGATTCGAACCCACGGCCCCTTTCGGAGTCACTGGTTTTCAAGACCAGCTCCTTAAACCGCTCGGACACCTCTCCATAAGTGGTGACCCATCCGCGACTCGAACGCGGGACACCCTGATTAAAAGTCAGGTGCTCTACCGACTGAGCTAATGGGTCTTATATTATTAAATTAGTGGAGCGGGTGAAGGGAATCGAACCCTCGCGGTCAGCTTGGAAGGCTGAAGTTCTACCACTGAACTACACCCGCATACATATGGTGCCGAAGACCGGAATCGAACCGGTACGATCTTGAAGGACCGCAGGATTTTAAGTCCTGTGCGTCTGCCAGTTCCGCCACTTCGGCACTGTTGCTGGCTCCAGAGAGAGGACTCGAACCTCCAACCTACCGGTTAACAGCCGGGTGCTCCACCATTGAGCTACTCTGGAAGGTTAATTTAAGCGATAAGCATATTATAATAATAATTGTGCTATGTTGTCAAGTAGGATTTTAAAATAAATTATTGCCAGCTATTTTAACCCTTCACAACTGTTACACTTAATTTAACGACATATTCTATTATACACTTTTAAATAAATTTGTCAACATATACAAGCCTATTTTTTATATATAATTTTATGTAATTTTTTACATATTATACTTTTAGTGTATATTTATTGATGCTTAAATATTTTCTTTATATTATGCATCATTTTTACAATTGTATATGCCTATTATTTACTCTTATATTATTGTGGCTATATGAAGAAAACTATATTTGAAAAGACTTTTATTGATAAAGCTTAATTGTAATTGTACTTAATTGGAGATTAAATAAAGGATGGTGACATATAATGAGTACCTCTGTAAATCCTGGACTTAAATTTGTTACAAAGGCTTTCCAGTTTGAAAAACAATTTGCAGCTAACAACTATTTTGGCGAAGATAAAGATAATCTCTTTAAATATAGGGAAGGTAGTATACCTATTATTGTTTCAGCACCCCATGCTGTAAAGCAAATAAGAAGTTTTAAAGTAAAAAAGCCTGATATTTTCACAGGAAGTATAGCTCTATTATTAGGGGATATTACTAATTGTCATGTGATTTATCGTACCTTCACTGGGGGAGGTGATTCTAATAACGATATAAACTGTCCATATAAAAATTTTCTTTTGAAAAAAATTAAAGAGCATTCTCTTGCTTGTTTAATAGATCTCCATGGTTTAGATAAAAAAAGAAATCTCACAGTTGACGTAGGCACCCTTAATGGCTTATCTATTGGTAAAGAAATTGAAAGTATTATTGTTAATAGCTTTAAAAGCCAAAATATCATGAATGTACGATTTAACCATTATTTTAACGCAGATAAAGCTGGAACAGTAGTAAAAACTATATGGGATGATATAGGAATTCCTTCTTTCCAATTAGAGATTAACGGACTATATAGAGATGTTAGTAAGGAAGAAAATTGGGATCGATTTTCTAGAATAGTAAAAAGTCTACATTTAATGATTTTTAAAATATATCAAATGATGGTATTAGATAAAAATCTAAATACTATAAGGTCTTCGCCCCAAGTAGCTGCTAGAAAGCACTAGGAGTTCAGTATAGATACAATATCAGCTATGAGTTTGTAACTCATAGCTGATATTGTATCTAAAAAAATTCCCTGTTTAGATAGTAAAGACATATTTTTACCTAAGATATTTTTATGCTTATATTTATCTAACAGCATTGATGAATTTCACTTGAAAATCTAAATCTTTTTGTACGATAAGGTTGAAACAACCGTAATCCTGAGATAGTTTAAACAGATTGTGCAATGGCATCTTTAAAATGAGGCGTTGAACTGTTTTGAGACTTGGTATAGTTTCAAGTAGCTTCTCCTTTTTCATCTGTTCATGGATTTTGAGAGCTTCATATCGGCCCTTACTTTCCATATAGATTCTAGGGATATGTTCTTTAATTAGTTTATTTTTAATGATTCTAGACGATTCCTTTGGCTTTTGAAGGTATGATTAGTTGTATTGTAGAGATCAACTAGCATTTTGTTAAAATCATCGTCATATCGGTTATCGTTTTGTTTCATGTGGATACTTCTTTTCAGACATAAATATTATATCCTAATTTTCGTGTCTATACTTTTATACTAACACCAAATCTATAATGTTAATAAATATAGGATTAATTATGTAACTTTATTTAGATGTTTTAATGTAGATAATCAGTATTCTATTAATTTAATAAGGAATTCTAAGAAAACGACGAGAAACATTTATACATGTCCAGTTAGGCTATAGCACTCCACACATCTTAATCTTTATTAACTAAACACTAACATCCATAACCAAGATATGGGCATAACAAACAGTAATGCAGGAAGTAGACTAGACAAATTCATCGATTTAATTTCTGCTATTCTAAGTCCTGTAACAAAAGCAATTACTCCTCCACATGCCATAAAATCAGCTACCATGTAAGGTGTTACATATGGTGTAATGAATCTTGATAATAAAAATAAACTAATGTAGATTAGAAATTGAGGAATAGCTATTAGACAAATTGATATTCCCAATGTAGAAGCAAATATTGCTGAAGCAAATAAATCTAAAACAGATTTTGCAACTAGAATTGAAGCATCATTAGTCATCGCTTCAGTCATAGCACCCATTAGGCCTGTACTACCAGTACAAATTAGAATCAAAATACTTATAAATTTTTCTGTAGATTGATTTCGATTTATCCCATTTTTATTAACATAATGTTCTTCAACTGATTTCAGTTTAACAGAAAGTGATTTTAGTTTATCTTCAAAACGAAATCCTTCACCAACAATAGCACCTAATATTAATGCCAACATAACAGCTGATAACGAATTTATTTTACCCATAAGTGTAATTCCTATGGTAATTGAAGTAATTCCAAATAATTTAGACAAGAAATCACATATTCGCTGTGGAATATATTTTCCTAAAATACTTCCTAAAATTCCACCCAATGCCACGATTGCACAATTTATTATAATTCCATAGGGCATAATATAACACTCCTTATTAATGCATTAGATACCATTAAAGTAAACTACTTCCAACATTTTGCTGCAATAAATTATAGAAATAAAAAACAACATAAATTCTAATACTTGTGTAAAAAAGGCTCCAACACCATACACAAGGATGATTTAAACTTATACCTATCACAAGTATTGGCAATAACCAAGAAGTTGTAAATTTCATAGAAGCTCTAAATTTAAAGTTATCAAAACCTTAGTTAAGTCATTTGCCCAATCTAATGACAGGCATTGTTAATATCGATGGTAAAAGAAGTATTTCAAATATCTCTAATAAAATTCTACACACTAAGAATCGTAGCTGTATTACTAAGTTCTTAAACAATGGGCCTTGGAATGAAGGCCCATTAAATGATGTAAGAATAAAGAATAAAGTATATATTAGACTGCTTTTCCATATATAAAATAAGTTAGGTTTAAGGTAGTATGGAATGAGTA carries:
- a CDS encoding asparaginase, whose protein sequence is MSKPKVAIIFTGGTISMSVDPRVGAAIPSLSNEEIMSLVTNIDKFAEIEAINFSKLPGPHIDPTMMMELQSLVVKTIHRPDIAGVIITHGTDTLEETAYLLDLTIKCSKPIVVAGAMRNSSELGYDGPSNLAAAVCTAISPHAMNKGVLVVMNNGVNAASEVTKTNTLSLDTFKSLEFGALGIVDNDKVIFHREIIDRQHIPAKSIELNVDLIKCVAGMDSRLLKYCIDSGAKGIVIEALGRGNVPPKMIEGIKYAINHNVAVMMVSRCPTGRVLDTYGYDGGGRQLRNLGVILGGDLPGQKARIKLMLALSITTDLTALKEIIEYSQYQ
- the thiI gene encoding tRNA uracil 4-sulfurtransferase ThiI; translated protein: MDKVIIIRYGEIILKGLNKRFFEDKLVKHIRQALKDLGNLKVYKEHSRIYVDVEEYNENEIIDRVKRVFGVVSISPAKRFPMDMDIMKRVALEEMKLRMEDGDIKTFKVESKRGDKNFPMKSPELSREIGGFILSNVDQLAVDVHNPDVSIHIEVRNWGFVFSKKIEGFGGLPLGTNGKALLLLSGGIDSPVAGWLVGKRGVEIEAIHFHSYPFTSERAKEKVVDLAKLIASYCGNFKLRSINLLPIQKEINEKCPEEEMTILSRRFMMKIAEKIAQQSGCDALVTGESIGQVASQTVKSLHVTNAAVEMPVFRPLIAMDKVDIMDLAKKIGTYETSILPFEDCCTVFLPKHPITQPRLERILHSEGLLNVEELIDEAIENMEEEIIQVED
- a CDS encoding lactate utilization protein, which gives rise to MNERIKIVINNLEKRKIPAKYFSTREEAEKEILRETKNFKNIGIGGSMTIMEMKLHETLANKDKNVYWHWLVEPEERDETRRQAANADVYLTSTNALTENGELVNIDGMGNRVSGMYYGPKKVIVLCGVNKICHDLVSAMDRIKKEACPPNAKRLGLKTPCSITGSCNDCLSEERMCNVTVIINHKPMAVDLKVYIIGESLGY
- a CDS encoding ATP-dependent helicase; the protein is MDSIFNKLNEEQIEAVQHYEGPCMVYAGPGSGKTTVIAYRIVHLIQHHKVNPNNILVITFTKAAAEEMKMRFQQMITTIPKKDGNVNFGTFHSIFFRIIKSYYPYRLENVLNEGERYLVGKNIIKTLQLDNYEDEEFVKDVLLDISLYKNQLLEDNEFQPQSIGLKDFQRVLTAYENYKKDCKKIDFDDMLTECYSLLYNNPAILQKLRKSFTYILIDEFQDINSIQFAIIQLLTKPSNNLFVVGDDDQSIYSFRGAKPRFILDFDKIYPDTKKVILNRNYRSQEKIIDTANSLIENNIYRVKKNILPMLEPGVDINYITPKDKEEENERVTDIIHQLIKMGYNYEEIAIIYRTNITATSIIDTLLDHNIPYITRDHVYNLYDHWVAKDIISYLIAAHNTVDKEAVRRIINKPTRYITRKALSQVMDHHKDLITSLKLKGDLKTYQKKYLENLELDLKRIRGFSTYEAFSYIREVVGYDQYIEDYCRDKSIGGAKLFEILDELEDITKKRSNPQQFLQHVIDFKNTFKVKEDDKTNQNKVQLLTMHGAKGLEFRAVIIVSVLEDVIPHTKSLEDNHLIEEERRLFYVGMTRAKELLYISSPLYKKDKKLQPSRFVEEMKKNCPRITKYKKFHKIIIKHLNERM
- a CDS encoding sigma-54 interaction domain-containing protein produces the protein MGNVFILEKNKNNPIYGGFLYHCDEIHGIIPSNHFEDFDSILDSIQDAITIDDKHGNTLWANKACEQLYEIQREELIGKNVEVLEKMGIFSHSVVKEVLKKKEQISILHSNKKGKKILITGNPILDQEGNIYKIISTSRDITELIVLKNELEDIQNQLEELREKQQIVINNFIIESQIMKDILQLAKRLAQVDSTVLITGESGVGKGEIAKFIHESGSRKDHSLIKVNCGAIPELLLESELFGYEYGAFTGSKKQGKKGLFELAHRGTIFLDEIGELPLSLQVKILQVIQDKEIQRVGGLTSIPIDARIIAATNKDLQSMVNEKKFREDLFYRLNVVPIHIPSLRERPEDIFPLIRHFLRKYNKKFNMSKRLDSSTVAILMKYTWPGNVRELENIIERVIITTQQDNISPQNLPNYIINESENSSDIKISSATKNLKDTIEEIEKQIIHKAVTKYKTTREVAKVLGVSQPTIVRKMNKYKIAEVILQDYDTSSS
- a CDS encoding cysteine desulfurase family protein is translated as MEIYLDNAATTKPADEVVEAMLKSLKEMYGNPSSLHRKGVEIEREIKKARKSVAKALGCSEKEVIFTSGGTEANNLAIRGLIKANKRNGNHLITSKIEHKSVLALYNELEDEGYRVTYLDVDENGFISLEEIERVISSDTVLVSIMHVNNEIGSIQPINEVGKIIKKKNPKALFHVDGVQSFGKIKFALRDLSVDSFSISGHKFHGPKGIGALYIKNNVKIKPFLIGGGQEASLRSGTENVPGILGLGKAVELMIENQEKNIHKIKHVKSYLLKLMEQELEDISITSKENEEYAPHIINVSLLGIRSEIMLHSLEGDGIYVSSGSACSAKKRGYSHVLEAMGMKEAYIDSAIRISLSYTNTEEEIAYAVDKIKKHLTSLRKIIKR